One genomic region from Rosa rugosa chromosome 1, drRosRugo1.1, whole genome shotgun sequence encodes:
- the LOC133725830 gene encoding uncharacterized protein LOC133725830 isoform X2, with translation MGMKQALKSLDAFPRAEEHLLQKTQSGAFVSVVGLLIMATLFLHELRYYLSSYTVHQMSVDLKRGETLPIHINMTFPSLPCDVLSVDAIDMSGKHEVDLDTNIWKLRLNSHGHIIGTEYLSDLVEKEHSHKHDDGKEHHQENHLHGAFDLAAEELIKKVKKALDDGEGCRVYGVLDVQRVAGNFHISVHGLNIFVAQMIFEGSKNVNVSHIIHDLSFGPKYPGIHNPLDGTERILHDTSGTFKYYIKIVPTEYRYLSKEVLPTNQFSVTEYYSPMKEYDRSWPAVYFLYDLSPITVTIKEERRKFLHFITRLCAVLGGTFALTGMLDRWMFRFVEALTKPNDRIVLR, from the exons ATGGGGATGAAACAAGCCTTAAAGAGCTTGGATGCGTTTCCTCGAGCCGAGGAGCATTTGTTGCAGAAGACTCAATCTGGGGCTTTTG TTTCGGTTGTTGGTTTGCTCATAATGGCGACATTGTTTTTGCACGAGCTGAGATATTATCTTTCATCGTATACTGTTCATCAG ATGTCCGTGGACTTGAAGCGCGGCGAGACTCTTCCAATTCACATTAATATGACGTTTCCGTCTCTACCTTGTGATG TCCTGAGTGTGGATGCAATTGATATGTCGGGCAAGCATGAAGTGGATCTTGACACCAATATATGGAAA CTTCGCCTTAACAGTCATGGACACATCATCGGCACTGAATATTTGTCTGACCTTGTGGAGAAGGAACATTCGCACAAGCATG ATGATGGTAAAGAGCATCACCAGGAAAACCATTTACATGGAGCTTTTGATTTAGCTGCAGAAGAACTGATCAAGAAAGTAAAGAAAGCATTAGATGATGGAGAAGGATGCAGG GTTTATGGTGTTTTAGATGTCCAAAGGGTTGCTGGAAACTTTCATATATCAGTTCATGGGTTAAACATATTCGTTGCACAAATG ATTTTTGAAGGATCTAAAAATGTAAATGTAAGTCACATTATTCATGACTTGTCATTTGGCCCAAAATATCCAGGGATTCACAACCCACTTGACGGAACAGAGCGCATTTTGCATGACACCAGTGGCACATTCAAATATTATATAAAG ATTGTTCCAACTGAGTATAGGTATCTCTCAAAGGAAGTTTTGCCAACTAATCAATTCTCTGTGACAGAATATTATTCCCCAATGAAAGAGTATGATAGGTCATGGCCAG CGGTCTACTTCTTGTATGATCTTTCGCCAATTACTGTAACTATCAAAGAAGAACGACGcaaatttcttcatttcatcACTAGGCTTTGTGCAGTATTGGGTGGTACCTTCGCTTTGACAG GAATGCTAGACCGATGGATGTTCAGGTTTGTTGAAGCATTGACTAAACCAAATGATAGAATTGTATTGCGATAA
- the LOC133725829 gene encoding membrane-associated progesterone-binding protein 4, producing the protein MAAKILTSPFVGIAVFVILLALFAFYYKPLSKQRLFTVEELALYNGTDQSLPILLGILGSVFDVTKGKSHYGEGGGYNHFSGRDASRAFVSGNFTGDGLTDSLSGLSSQQVKSIVEWRDFYFRTYTFVGKLVGRYYDPKGNPTKYLKGVEAKAARGAQLLKKQEIEEAKQPGCNSRWSQDEGGEVWCDVGVPRLVQRPLEIALTGKMSKRCACFKEDQLSQPGLEVYEGCDYLAKTCRV; encoded by the exons ATGGCGGCAAAGATTTTAACGTCTCCTTTTGTAGGAATTGCCGTTTTTGTCATCTTGCTCGCTCTCTTCGCCTTTTACTATAAGCCACTCTCAAAACAG AGATTGTTCACTGTTGAAGAATTGGCTTTGTACAATGGGACTGATCAAAGTTTGCCAATCTTGTTAGGAATTCTCGG ATCGGTTTTCGATGTGACGAAAGGAAAGTCTCATTACGGTGAGGGTGGGGGTTATAATCATTTTTCTGGAAG AGATGCTTCACGAGCATTTGTTTCTGGAAACTTTACAG GAGATGGGCTCACAGACTCGTTAAGTGGTTTATCCAGCCAACAG GTGAAGAGTATTGTTGAATGGAGGGATTTCTACTTTAGAACTTACAC ATTTGTTGGTAAGCTAGTAGGTCGGTACTATGATCCCAAAGGAAATCCTACGAAATATTTGAAGGGAGTTGAAGCAAAGGCTGCCAGAGGTGCACAGCTATTGAAGAAACAGGAGATTGAAGAAGCAAAGCAACCTGGTTGCAATTCAAGGTGGAGTCAGGATGAGGGCGGAGAG GTTTGGTGTGATGTGGGTGTCCCACGATTAGTTCAGAGGCCACTAGAAATTGCTTTGACTGGGAAAATGAGCAAGCGATGTGCGTGCTTTAAAGAGGATCAACTGAGCCAACCAGGGTTGGAAGTCTACGAAGGATGTGATTATCTTGCCAAGACCTGCCGAGTTTAA
- the LOC133725830 gene encoding uncharacterized protein LOC133725830 isoform X1, whose product MGMKQALKSLDAFPRAEEHLLQKTQSGAFVSVVGLLIMATLFLHELRYYLSSYTVHQQMSVDLKRGETLPIHINMTFPSLPCDVLSVDAIDMSGKHEVDLDTNIWKLRLNSHGHIIGTEYLSDLVEKEHSHKHDDGKEHHQENHLHGAFDLAAEELIKKVKKALDDGEGCRVYGVLDVQRVAGNFHISVHGLNIFVAQMIFEGSKNVNVSHIIHDLSFGPKYPGIHNPLDGTERILHDTSGTFKYYIKIVPTEYRYLSKEVLPTNQFSVTEYYSPMKEYDRSWPAVYFLYDLSPITVTIKEERRKFLHFITRLCAVLGGTFALTGMLDRWMFRFVEALTKPNDRIVLR is encoded by the exons ATGGGGATGAAACAAGCCTTAAAGAGCTTGGATGCGTTTCCTCGAGCCGAGGAGCATTTGTTGCAGAAGACTCAATCTGGGGCTTTTG TTTCGGTTGTTGGTTTGCTCATAATGGCGACATTGTTTTTGCACGAGCTGAGATATTATCTTTCATCGTATACTGTTCATCAG CAGATGTCCGTGGACTTGAAGCGCGGCGAGACTCTTCCAATTCACATTAATATGACGTTTCCGTCTCTACCTTGTGATG TCCTGAGTGTGGATGCAATTGATATGTCGGGCAAGCATGAAGTGGATCTTGACACCAATATATGGAAA CTTCGCCTTAACAGTCATGGACACATCATCGGCACTGAATATTTGTCTGACCTTGTGGAGAAGGAACATTCGCACAAGCATG ATGATGGTAAAGAGCATCACCAGGAAAACCATTTACATGGAGCTTTTGATTTAGCTGCAGAAGAACTGATCAAGAAAGTAAAGAAAGCATTAGATGATGGAGAAGGATGCAGG GTTTATGGTGTTTTAGATGTCCAAAGGGTTGCTGGAAACTTTCATATATCAGTTCATGGGTTAAACATATTCGTTGCACAAATG ATTTTTGAAGGATCTAAAAATGTAAATGTAAGTCACATTATTCATGACTTGTCATTTGGCCCAAAATATCCAGGGATTCACAACCCACTTGACGGAACAGAGCGCATTTTGCATGACACCAGTGGCACATTCAAATATTATATAAAG ATTGTTCCAACTGAGTATAGGTATCTCTCAAAGGAAGTTTTGCCAACTAATCAATTCTCTGTGACAGAATATTATTCCCCAATGAAAGAGTATGATAGGTCATGGCCAG CGGTCTACTTCTTGTATGATCTTTCGCCAATTACTGTAACTATCAAAGAAGAACGACGcaaatttcttcatttcatcACTAGGCTTTGTGCAGTATTGGGTGGTACCTTCGCTTTGACAG GAATGCTAGACCGATGGATGTTCAGGTTTGTTGAAGCATTGACTAAACCAAATGATAGAATTGTATTGCGATAA